The sequence GCATGCGCGCCACGTCGGAAGAGTCACCCGCGTGCGGTCCGGAACCGGTGGCGAGCGTACCCACGACCACCAGCAGGGCCGTCACCGCGACCAAGGCTGCAGACAGCGACCGGATCCGGGCTGCGAGCCCCGGCGCGAGCGGTGCCGCCACAGCGTGCGGGGCACCCCAGCTGCCCTCCTGGGGGATGTCGGCGTCGGCGTCGGCGTACGCCGCGTGCCAGGTGTACACCGCGGCGGTGAGCAGCAGCGTGGCGGCGAGGAAGTGCGCGGCGACGATGTACGGGCTCAGCCGCATCCACACCGTCACTCCGCCGACGACCGCGTTGAGGACGACGATCCAGAACTGCGCCCAGCCTCCCCGCAGCACCGCGGGCATCGGCTTCTCCTGGAGGCGCGCGGTGACGATGACCCAGCCCACCACCGCGCACAGCGCCCCGGTCAGCAGCCGGTTGCCGAATTCGATGACGCCGTGCACGCCCATCTCCGCGGTGGGGGCCAGCGTCTCTCCCGTACACATGGGCCAATCGGTACAGCCGAGACCGGAGCCGGTGACGCGGACGATTCCACCGGTCACGATGATCGCGATACTCGCCACGACCGAGCCCAGGGCGGCCGGTCGGACGCTTCTCGCCCCGAGCGAGTACCTGCCGGCGAGCCATGAGAGCGGAGTTCGCACGATCAGCCTTCCCTGGGGGACCTTCGACGCGCACTGCGCGGAACCTCAGCCTACGTCGCGTGTCTTGTCCGGTCCGGCGGGGTGTCCCCAACCGACGGAAGGGCCCGGATCGATCAAGTCCCTTGCGCCCGAAGGCTCCTGAGCGCCGGACTCCACCCTTACCATCACGCGCATGTCGATCACTTCCCGCATACCCGTTCTCCACGCCGGCAAGGAAACCGTCGCGCTCGTGGAGAACGACGCGCTGCTCGTGCGCCGTCCGCACGAGCAGACGCACATCCCGTTGAAGGCCATCAGCCGTGTGCGCGCACAGGGGCAGTCCGTCACGATCGAGCTGACCGCCGCCCCGACCACGGATATGACGCACGTCCACCGGGTCTGGGACGTGGTGGATGCCGACGGCGTCGCCTTCGCCGCCGCCGTGAACGCGGCGCTGCCGGAGCGGACCGAGGAGACCGAGGCGATCGACGGCGCGGACCTCGTCTCGGGCGAGCGCCTGTACCAGCCGAGTTATCGGAACTGGCTTCGCGGCATGAAGCGCGGCGCACTCGTCGCGACCCTGGTGGCCATCGGCGCGTGCGTGCTCGTGGGTTCCACGGGAAGCCCCGCCGCCATGATCTTCATCATCCCGTTCAGCTTCTTCGCGATACCGGCCCTCGCCTTCGGCACGTTCCTCGCGTACGCCCCGGTCGAGGAGCGGTACCTACGCAAGCACGGCGTCAGGACGGCCGCCGTCCGACTTCAGGACCAGCCCGGCCTGTACGCGTACACGGATCCGGGCGGCGTGGTCCGCACCGTGCGGCACTCCATCCCGACCTGGAGCATCGAGGCGGCGTACGACCCGCGCGACCCCGGCCGCGTCCTTCCGCTGCGATCTCGGGGGCGGCGCATCCGGGACGCCGTTCTGGTCGCCTTCATCCTCGGTGTCGGGCTCCTCTTCGCCGGCGGGGCCGTCGCGGCGGTGGTCGGAGCCTTCCTCGGCCAGTTCGACAGCATGACCTGAGGTGCGCCCACGGGCAGCGCATCGGCGTCGGTCGCCCCCTTTCCGGGACGACCGGTGGTCAGAGCTTCGCTTCCCGGTGGGCGTGATGGGCGCTGCTCTCCACCTCGGCGAGCAGGTCCGTCCGGGTCGGCTCGGCCATGCCCCGTGTCTGCGCCCAGGTACGGGCCATGTCGAGGCCCTGGCTGCGCAGCCGTTCCGCGCGGGCGGGTTCGGGGGTGTTCTTCAACTCCTGGAGCCAGGTGGCGGTGAGCCGGCCGACCGGGGTCGACGGGTCCGCCCGGTGCGTCTCTTCGTCGAGCAGGCCTTCGTGTACCGCGGTGTCCCATGTCCGGGCCGGTCCGGCGTCCTTGCCCCTGGCCGTCTCGGCGATGCCGTCGAGGACACCGAGGGCCCGGGCGTTCTTCGTCGGCTGCAACGAGAGGTCTACGCCGGTCGCGTCCGCAGGGACGGCCGCGAGCTGCGCAGCTGCGGTGTGGGTCTCCGCCATTCGCAGCAGGGCGTATGCCTGGGGATCCACCGCCACCGCGCGCAGGGTTTTCGTGAGCACGTTGTTCCAGACCGACAGGTGGTACGTACCATCGGCTTCCCAGGGCGACTTGTTGTCGCCCGCGTTCACTATGTACTCGTTGTCAAGACCGGCGAGCATCTCATGTACGTCGGGGGCGTAGTCGGCCAGGGCAGTGGCAAGGGGCACCCTCAATGCGGGGTCGATCTCGATCTCCTGCGACTGCACCCAGCCGAGCGCAAAGACGACATCCTTCATCGCCTGCGCCTGCGCCTGGGTGTGACGCCCCGGTTGGCTGCCCGCAGTCGCCTTGACGATCGCCTCTCCGAGCGCCGCGCAGCTGATCCCGGGGTGGACAGCAGCCCCCACCGACTTTCGTACGCTCTCGTTTTCGGCCAGGCCGTTGCAGGGTGGGGACGTCTCGTGCCCGAGGAGGAACCAGGTTCCGAAGGCGCCGAGCAGGGCCAGGCATATTCCTGCCCCGGCCCACGCTTTCACTGGAACGGCTCGGCGTTCCGTGCTCCCCGTCATCGACGTCCCACTTCGCTCTCTCGCTGCCAGATCAGTTGGTCGTGTCGGTCAGGTACTTGTGTGCTGTTTCAGTACCGCGGTTACGCCCTTCAAGGACGTCGCGGCTGTAGTCCTGAATGAAGCTCTCTTGGATCTCCGGCCTGTCCTCGGCCCACTCACGGATCATGATCGGCAGTTGGTTGTTGACCTCAAGGTACTCATCCGCAATCCGGGGGTTGACCTTGGCGTCGACCTCTCCCTTCATGCGGTTGCCCCACTCCCAGGCCCAGGTGTCGACGCCGCGCTGGATCGCGTCGCCGAAGGCGAGCGAGACGCCGCCGGCCGTGGTGAAGTACATGGGGGTCACCGCGCCGCCGATGACGTGGTAGGCGAGCTTCGCCTTCCAGTCGGCCTCGCTGTACCCGGCCGTCCGGCCGTCGTTGATCACGTCCTCCCGGATGGAGCTCATGACGCCCAGAGCGGTGCCGGCCTTGTTGATCGGGTTGGTGACGTCCGGTCCCTGTGCTTCCTTGGGGATCTGTTCCAGGGAGAGGTCGATGTAGCGGGACTCCGCCTTGTGGAGCGTTCCGTAGGCTTCCGCAGCGGTCCTCGACCTTCTTCAACTCGGCGGCCATCGAGTCCCACTTACCGGCGGCCGCCGTGAGCAGGCCGAGGTCCGTGGTCATCACTTCGTAGTACGTCAGCACCTGCTACCCCTAAACCCCGTGGAGGCCCGACCGGCCGATCGGTCGGAACCGGTCACCCAGGCCGATGTCGTTGCGTACGACGAGACCGAACGTTCCGCGCAGCTGGACCTTCTCGGCTCCCAGGCGGCCCATCAGGGCCTTGACCTGGCCGTCCCAGGTCTCCGCGACCTTCTTGAGGCCCGGAGCGGTGTCCCAGCCCTCGAACCCCTTCACGGCCGTGTTCGTCGCCTCGTCCGCGTGCTCCGTGGCGGTCCTCGTCCTCGGCTCCAGCTCGTTCTGGATCGTGTCCGCCGTCGCCGACTTCTCCGCCGGTGTCGACGCGAAGGTGGCCGAGCCGCCGGGTGCCGTCGGCCCTGCGGGAGCCCCTGTTCCGTTCAGCCGCATGTCCACCCGCCGGTCGGCCGCGTCGTCGCGCAACTGACCCCACTCCTGGTCGAATCCCCCCGGCATCCACTTCTCCCCGTCGGCGCAACACGATCACCTGTATGGCGTAGGCCCAGGTCGGGCGCGGCTCGGGCCGCAGGAGATCTCCGACCTCGCGCGAGGCGGTACGTCGACACGCCTGCGCTCCCCGACGCCCGGCACCGGCGGCACCGTTGTGGCGACCCCCGACCGGAACCATGACCCCTGGTCAGCCTGCATTCCCGTTGATGATCTTGTCTATGGGTGCCGGCACCCATATCCCTCCCCGACACGGGGGCTGCCGTCACGGCAGCCCCTCACCGGGCCGGGTACACCCCGCTGCCGGTGCCGCCGGTGTTCAGCTCGTGCGGGTCAACGGCTGCCCCGCGAAGCTCACCCCGGCCAGGCCATGGGCCATGAGGTTGCGGATGTTGCCGTGATCGGTGTCGTTCGGCGTCTCCAGCACGCTGCGGTAGTGCTCGCCGAACGCCTGCAGGGCTTCCTGGTCGCTCAGCCCCTCCAGCAGGGCCAGCCCCAGCGTCTTGCAGGAACCCTCGTTCTCGCCCGCGGCGTTCTCCAGCTCGCCGTTACGGAACGCCTGCGGCTCGTACGCGTAGTGCGCGGCGACGAAGGCCAAGGTGTCGGCGAACACGTGTTCACCCGACGCAAGGCTTGCCCGCAGCTGGTTCAGTTCGGTCATCTCGGTTCCCTCGGGTTGGACGGACGATCCGAATGCCGTCCGTGACCGGGGGACGATAGCCCCTGGAGGCCGGCCGGTAGGAATCGGGCCACATGTCGGAACGGGCGGCATCCGCGCAGGTCACGAGGGGCGCCGGATGATCCGCCGCGACCCGGCTGCGGCCCGGGCGGTGCATTGTCGGTGCCGGGCAGGATGATGACTCCCATGACCGAAAACAGTGCCCTGCTCTCTCCCGCCGCCTACGTGGAGGCCGTGACCACCGCCGTGGCGGCCTCGGCCGCCTACTACGGCGACGGGACCACCCCGCTCGGCGACGACGAGTACGACGGGCTGCTGCGTGCCATCGCGGCCTACGAGGAGACCCACCCGGACGAGGTCCTCGCCGCGTCGCCGACCGGGAAGGTGGCGGGCGGGGCCGTGCAGGGTGACGTCCCGCACTCGGTGCCGATGCTCTCCCTCGACAACGTCTTCGACGCCGATGAGCTCGCCGAGTGGGCCGCGGGGCTGGAACGGCGTCTCGGGCACCCGGTGGCCGGATGGTGCGTGGAGCCGAAGCTCGACGGTCTCGCGGTGGCCGCCCGGTACCGGCGTGGTCGGCTCGTCCAGGTCCTCACCCGCGGCGACGGCTCGGCCGGCGAGGACATCACCCACGCCGCCGACGCCGTCCTCGGTCTGCCGCCGGTCCTGACCGAGCCGATCGACGTCGAGCTGCGCGGCGAGGTGCTGTTGACGACCGCGCAGTTCGAGGAGGCCAACCGGATCCGGCTCGCCCACGAGGCCACGCCCTTCGCACACCCGCGCAGCGGCGCCGCCGGCACCCTGCGGGCCAAGGACCGCCCCTACCGCATCGAGCTGACCTTCTTCGCCTACAGCGCGATCGGCCTGGACGACCTCGGCCACGTCGCCCTGCTGCTGCGGCTGGCCGCGCTCGGCGCGAACACGGCGGCGAGCACGGCCGTCGCCCCGATGCGATGCGAGACCGTGGAGCAGGTGCAGGAACGTATCGACATGATCGCCGGGCTGCGCGGAGACCTGCCGTTCGGCATCGACGGTGTCGTCGTCAAGGCCGACACGGCCGAGGACCAGCGGCAGGCGGGCAACGGCTCGCGCGCCCCGCGGTGGGCGGTGGCC comes from Streptomyces virginiae and encodes:
- a CDS encoding COX15/CtaA family protein; amino-acid sequence: MRTPLSWLAGRYSLGARSVRPAALGSVVASIAIIVTGGIVRVTGSGLGCTDWPMCTGETLAPTAEMGVHGVIEFGNRLLTGALCAVVGWVIVTARLQEKPMPAVLRGGWAQFWIVVLNAVVGGVTVWMRLSPYIVAAHFLAATLLLTAAVYTWHAAYADADADIPQEGSWGAPHAVAAPLAPGLAARIRSLSAALVAVTALLVVVGTLATGSGPHAGDSSDVARMPFDWTAVTVVHGVLAGVVLVLAGGLFRLLPRDGLGAARRKAAIFLAVLLGQGAVGVVQSLTALPSLVVMLHLLGSALVWTGVLQVHLTVRRVAFGRRPGPPAAAPLSRADSAATRA
- a CDS encoding HopJ type III effector protein, giving the protein MTELNQLRASLASGEHVFADTLAFVAAHYAYEPQAFRNGELENAAGENEGSCKTLGLALLEGLSDQEALQAFGEHYRSVLETPNDTDHGNIRNLMAHGLAGVSFAGQPLTRTS